One Alnus glutinosa chromosome 13, dhAlnGlut1.1, whole genome shotgun sequence genomic window, TAGAACATTAGCAAAGGTATGTCTGTTAGCCTCTTGCAAAATCATGTTGTAATGTGCTTATATTGTCATGGCATTCTTCCAGATAGGCCTCCTTTGCATGCAAGATCCTCTGCTCATACATGCCATTCAATATGATAGTTGATTTATTAGATAATTGCTTGACATGCTTAAACTATTAGAGaatattctttccaaaaaaaaaaattagtcagtATTCCTATTGGTGAATGTTCAATTGTCAGATTGTTCATGAAGATGAAGACTTCTTCTCATTGTGAGTAGACTTCTTCTCTGTCATCATTGCGTCCATGATAAATTTGTAAGGACTTATTATTCTGTTGTGAGTGCTTCAGCCGTGCTGTCGGCATGGCATGTAGGGACCTGCTCTTTCAGTGTTTGAGTTCCTGacattatatataaaaggtctTGGTTGTTCTTAATTTGTCGTTTATGCAGACAACATTGAGATTAATTTCCACTAATCACACTTTTAAGTTGTATCTGAGAGTAAATGCTCACATTAAAACATTTCACTTCCCCATCCTCCTGTTTGCCCATTATAGGCCATGTTAGTttgtacttttgttttgtttttgtgttttgcttTCACTATAAATACcctaacaaataatttaaaatgaatattttgataaaacattttttattgtaagaatattttgataaaacatgTGCTTAACTTTTATAAGGgcaagattattattattattgttattttattttttttgtgtaggcccGAAAAAATGTCAGTAAATAGTGATGCGTCAATACCCCATCCATTATGTTACTGTGGAGTGCATGCACGTTTAAGGTACTCATGGACTAGTGACAACCCCGGAAGAAAGTGGTACGGTTGTATAAAGTATAAggtaattttcaaataaattatttgtgctTTATGTTTTCCTTAGTAATTTATGACATTTACTATTATATTTTAACGCAGAAAGATggggattgtgatttttttatgtGGGCTGATAACCGAATGACTTCTTATGAGAAGAGATTGGAGGAACATATGAGAGACATAGAGGAAGGGAGACGGGCTGATATTGAGAAAGTTGAGAAGATGACAATGGCCAATATTGACAGACTTGAGAAACTAATTGAAACAAGACACAACGAACAATATGAGAGACTTCGGTTGGAGTTTGGTCTTAATAGAAAGATGTTTTGGGCAGCAGTAGTTGTAATCATTTTGGgcattgtaatttattttagtAGTTATAGCAGTTCTGAAGTTAGCTACTTGATGTTAGAATGAAAGATGAAAACATTGTTAGGTTAAAAATTGTCATTGTCAAATATTTAATGTTCTTATTAGTTTCAGAATAGAAGTGGTTGAAGGAAACCTTACTTTTGCCACTTGGATTTCCTCATATATTATGATTGACACGTCTATTTAAATGCTATTTAACATCTCTTTTCTATAGTAGTAGATATGTAAGTGCATTAGCAACTTTAAATCTGAAGAAGGAGAATTATTTCCACCAAACAAGAATTatttccaccaaaaaataacTAAGGATGATGATTTTGACCAAAAAcaggtattttaagaattttggcaGAATTTAACAAGAAATTATAACGGAGTACTCTTAAGTGGGATGTTTGGAAACCTAGATGCTCCAATTTGAGACGTTTtctagttcagtacccttatctcaaaacggcaTATAATTCAATACCATTTTGTGAAGGTACTCCAATAATGAATATGCTGGTTCCATCATAGGGAGCTCTTGCCAAATACACATGTGGTTAGTCCAAGGTAGCAAAACTGTGTGCTGGTTGGTTTGACAAGTGGCTAATAACGGTGCTCCGTTGGTCATCAAGGACAGCCGGCTACCGGCTGCAAAACTTCCGAGCTCATTCCCAAACTTCACTTGCGCCATGCAAGGGTTAAGCATATTACATATCTCCACATTCAGCACAATGAGATCAAAATGCATAGGTGTCAATGAAACTCTTCACCTTTAGTCAGGCCTGTGATCATAAACAATATACTCAAATCCATATTATGTTATATAAATTCTTGAAATAATAGATGACATTGTAATGGACTACCAAAATATACAATCTGTACATCCAGGACAGAAGGTAGGGTttagataaaaatatgaactttAAAAAGACGCCTAAGCAAGCTCTTTGCCTACACATTATTACATAGAATAGGGCCATCTGCTAGAGGAACCTAAGATAATTTTAACTCTAAATACAAAAATGGCCGCTAATGGAAACAGCAAGGGAACATTCTATCCAACTCTCAGATCTTGAAAGATGTATACATGGAAATATGGGGAAAACAAATGCAGTTTCTCAGGGCTTCCTCAAGGCAGATGCTGCACCCATGACAACAGCCAAAACAATGCCAAGACCAGCACCAACGGAAGCACCCACAGCTGCAGCCGTTAACGAGGATGCCTTGGCTTGAGAATCTCCTCTTGCATCCATTACCATCGAGCGTTCTCGTGCCAATTCCACCAGAAGTCTATCTCTACCAAGTTCCTTTAAtttgaacaagaaaaaaattcaaagaaataaaCTGTAATCTTTGATCATAAgcatatcaaataaataaatacatacatacatacatattttCGCAAGCTTGTAATATGTTGGTTTAACTTTAGATGATTGGCCTGAAACtcatttattgttttctttattcGGGCCAAATGGCCAATCATCTAAAGTTAAACCAACATATCACAAGCTTGCAAAATATGACCTCAGCGACAAAAGTCACAAAGTTCTTCGATGTGTAAGATACATTAACCCTCTCTACAGACCTctctctaaataaataaatgctcaAATTCATTTTTGACTTTTCTTCCAGCTAATCACATGATCATTTGATCATAAGTAATCTAAATGATACCCAAATTCTATTTCATCATTGAAGACGTACATCCAGAACCCAAGTTCTCACCATCAATATGAAGACAAGCAATTCAATTCAACCATACCAACTAAATGTTGCTCCATTAAGGATCTATATGTGAAAAACAACCCTGGTCACATTAAGGCTTTTCATTGAAGACCTAGTGGGCATATTATTGTCTGAGAACCATATGAATAGCATTAGACCTAGAAAGGATGTTCATACACATTTTCCACCTTTTTGGGAGTTAGCTGATCAGCGCCAGAAACCAATGGACTATTCCAATAAATAAGAAATTGCTACAATGTTATACACCCCCAATAAATAAGAAATTGCTACAATGTTATGCACATTTACTTTGTAATTACCTTGCCCAACCGAGCATCACGTGAAGCGCGCTcactatttttaattattttatcaactTGCCGGATAACCTGATCAGCAGCATCCCCAGCATTCATAGCCCGGAGAGCCCTGAGCAATCTATCTCTTGACTGAAAATGAAATAGAAGACCAAACTTGTCAGGCAAGACCAGGTGAACAACAGCAAAATTTTAGAGGCTTTTTGCATTTAATCATATAAGACATTATGGGCCACACCATTTCTTTCCTTTACTAGCATGCCACATCTACAAAGAGCAAAAGAAACATAACTTTCTGTCTTTCTTTTTCCCATTTTGGAGCTTCTTGCTACTAAACAAATGCTTATATCTATTAAGATCAAAATGCAAAGATCCACCCACTAAATAAAAGTCCAGACATGCAAAAAGAGTCAGGGGAAGTTTTGAAGTCAATTTTAAGTATGGTATATTCTGCTCCTGGCATCACGTTGATAGGAAATGTTCTACTAGTAGAAATACAAGGGACAATCTAGAATTTCACATCACTACAAGATACATCATAAGTGTTCCAGTAGCTAAGAAAgaattgaaatgaaaatttgAAGACCGCATTTACTAATAGAAGCTATGTCAATATTCCTACAAACAgtaacaagaaataaaatttatttctaaaatcATCAGTGACTCCAAATTGTAAATTTACAATAATTCAGCTAATTTAAAGCTCAACCATCCATAATGAAGAGGAACAAAAAATCCATAGTTAAGGAACTTATGCAAAgggaactaaaagaaaaacgaaaaatgtcaaaattattttacctCTATGATGGCTGGATAAGTACACCTTAGGAATCCCAAAAACGCAGTTCTTAAGGAATACTGGATACTGGCAGCATGACATCCTTTGACCGTCTCAAAGTTTAGATCAAAATCAAGCATAGCAGAAAGAACAGTACTATAGTGGATTGGCCTCTTCCTTGCTATGGCTGCAAGACTGGGAAAACAAAGAGTTTCAGATttatgaacaaattaaaaatatatataaaaaaacatcCAATACCAAGAGTGGCAGAAGGAAGAAAAGTGCAACCAAGATTTCCGGCAAAACTAAGGTCAACGgctaaacacaaaaacacaaacaacagCAAGAGAAAACAAACAACTACATATATAGACACATTTTCAGATTCAAGCACCAAAACAGATATGACCCCTAAAATATGCTCATTTGGAGTTCCATTATGAGCACTGAGGGCATTCTCAAAGACAGCACATATCGATTTAATTGTGCTTGCTTCCATGCTCTCCTGATAATCTTGAGCACATCTCCTAACCTGCATTGAAGCaatcaaaatatcaataaaCCACTTATTAACTTGctttaaaattttctacaaacgaTCATTGCACTAATTAATCAACATATTCCGCATTCTATACACATAAACTGTCCATTGGTGCAAACCTTGCTGCAGCACCCAAAACCTGCAATCACCCAAGACAATCATCaactacaaacaaacaaatttaaataaaaactaatataaATGATCTAGTTGCGGTGCACAGAAGGCAATATTATGAACACAAACCTTTGTCCATGTATCTGTTGTAAAGCTCAATCAATTGGGTGTAGTTCGTATCTGAAAACCCACTGTATATTCAAAATCAACCAAccaaaatgtaaagaaaaaaaaaaataacataaaaaagaaaatagcataCACCATCcaaaaattgacctacatcTCTTTAGCTAGTACACAACATATATGAACATCAtataagaaccaaaaaaaaaaaaattacaataaaataaaatagagtcgTCAATATTTTCCAGTACATCCAGGAGTCCATTAGCTCCATTACAACTCTATCACAAATACCATTAACTATCATATTGGCCTCAAGGTGGAAGTAAACCATTCATCAGAAGACGTATAGTTGACCGCATAGCATCAGTAATTGTCGGCAGGACACTTATATGGTTGAGTGCGGCATAGACTTGATTGAAGATGGGCCGCACATGCATTTCAATTGCCGGATCAGTTGGAATTATGGAATTAAAAACGTCTGtcatccaagcaattatttcGACTGGGTTGGTATTGAAACAATAGGGTAAAAGCCAGAACAACTGGAGTAATACTTCTTGACTCAAAGGCAGAGGATCCATAGTCAAGACCCACCGTTTATCAACCTAAAAATCAACGTTAATATTCAGACATCTAAATTGGATGCATTTTAATAACcattaaaaatatcaattgaTTTACCTTGGAGCATAGCCAATTCACAATTGACACATCACGCATTTGTAAGGCTGTACTGAAAGCCTCTTGGTATTTGTGTTGGCTTATCAATGTAGATAACAAATTTATGGGGTCCATTGACAAATTCACCTGATACACACATGATTCGTTTCCCTTATTGTACGCATATGAATGAATGCcaacacaaaatttgaaaaacgcAAATTATACCTGAGAAAGAATAGAATGATGGTGACCACTGAAAGTGTGAGCAACTGTCGATGACGAAGCGACAGAATCCTGCAAAAACAGACATTGAATAAGTAcgtgaaatatcaaataattgtcaaaaaccaattaataaataaagagatgTTGGCTAATCACCTGAGTACTATGATCGCGAGCTGCAGAAGGCACAGAAGGCAATGGAGATTGACTAGTGTTGTCTTGATTTTCCGTTGATTTGGAggcctacaattaaaaaatggtttatgcaaTGTGGAGAAGTACACATGTTTTTTAAGTAAGTAAAATGTGGAcagaagtaataaaaaaaataaataacatccAATAAATTCACTAACTTGATTTTTTCGTTTCTTCGTTTTATCATTGTTGTTTCTTGGTGGCTTGCTCGATGCTTTGGATTTCTTCACCGCTGTTTCTATAACAGACACCTTTCTCTTTGTTCGTGGTCTCCCTTTACAGTCAATCTTCACAGGACTAAGCACATTTTTGCAGCTAGAAGATGCGACAGTAGCTGAAATGCTGCCAAAAGATTGATTTTCGCAACGCCacaactcttttaattgatcaATTTTTTCCATTAGTTCCATGCAACGTTTCTCCGTGTTTACCGACGTGAGCGACAATAATTCTTCCAAATTGTTTCTCACTTTGTCATGTATTTGGGCATGTGGATTATCACTAATGGCATCATAACTACTCTTAACCTTCGAGTACTCTCGCTTAATATCTTTCCTCCATCTGTCAAGAACATATCTTTGTGGCAGAGTTGTCACTTTCTTTGTCCGTAACACGGAAAGCGAATGCCTACATAGGATGCCTTTTACTTCAAACATTGCACATGTGCACTTCACTTCGAGTTCATTTTCATTGAAGTAAACAAGAAATGTCTTTTCTATTAAGTGATCTCCAACTGCAACATATTCAACAACTTCGAAGGTAGAAATCGCACCTTCACTTTTGAGAAGAGCGTTATTACAAgacatcattttcacaaattGCTCATGTATTTCTTTGAACTTCGCATTTGTGTAAACAACTTGAAACTGTTTCTCTAATTGCAAGGCACTTATACATGGGATTGTGCGATTGAAAGAATCGAAATCAGCACGTGCCTCACTCTCGACCATTCTCCTTAAAGCGTTATcatattcatcaacaaattctttcaatgtgGTTCGTGAGTGCACgtaaccatcaaaaaatgcgttcatactttcacttcgcTGTGTAGTACTCATTCCCGCCCAAAACGTATCTTTCATGTATGCCGGCACCCAAAATGTCTTATCCATATATAACCCATTCAACCATGCATTATCATGAAGATTATACTTCTCCAGAAGATCTTTCCAATTTTCCTCATATTCTTCACATGTTTGAGAGTCATACAAACATTTATTAATGGCACCCTTAATGCcatcaaaattagcatgtgatccaaacttttcaggcaatttttttaaaatgtgccacatacaatatctatgaCGACTTTCAGGAAAAACAATAGcgattgcatttttcatagctcTATCCTGGTCTGTCATAATTGCTTTAGGGGCTTGACCATTCATGCACTCCAACCAACATttaaacaaccacacaaatgtGTCTGTATCCTCTCTTGAAATTAGTCCTGCCCCCAAAAGTATagattgaccatgatgattcactcctacaaaaggagcaaatggcatgtCATATTTATTGGTCAAATACGTTGTGTCAAACGTAATAACATCTCCAAAGAAATCATACGCTGCCCTACTccgtgcatcagcccaaaaaacatttcttaacCTACAATCATCGTCCACATCTATTACGTAGTAGAAGCCACTATTCTGCTTTTGCATTCTTCTGAAATAATCACAAAGTGCTTGAGCACCACCTTTACCAAGATTGAGTTCTCTTGCCTTGTTAATATAATTCcgacaatctctctctccaaaggaAAGATTCTCAAACCCTCCACTTTCAACAACtaatgaattgaaatttttacacAAACGTATTCCTGCTCTGTCATTTAGCTCAAGTCTTCTTTTCGCAGCGTCACTAATTTTCTTAttgcttctaaaaaatctcgCCTTGCCCGGGCTTAACGAATGATTATGCATCAACTCAACTTTACTCAAAAACCACGTTCCATCATCACATAAATTTGCACAAATCCTAGCACCACACCctgttttatttgaaattggaaTTGGCTTCGAACAATCACTTGTTTTAGGTCGCTCTGCACCTCCACGAGTACATATAAGCATTACGTAACCTTTTATACCCTTCTTTTTTCTCGAGCTTCTCTGCGCTATACCAAACCCAGCTTGCTTAGCATACTTCCTATAATAAGAGCAGACTTCGTCTAATGAACTAAATGTCATTGATTCTTTCGGCTCTTCAactttctcatcatcctttaaCACCACAGGTAGTACCACATTTTCTTCCTCATCATTCAACTCTTCATCAGAAATAAATGTCATTAAATCCTTCGACTTCTCAAATTTTTCACCCATATCTATccaaaaaagtatacaaaatgtgtttataaaaaagcctagaataataataaagaaaaaactataactcaaacaaaagtgaaaaaactaACCATTTTGACGGTCATCTTGATGGGTTAGATCATCGTCAAATTCACCCTCATTATCCAATCGTGAACTTGAAGAGTCCATTTAGAAAAGTGctatattaaaaagtaatataagttaattgaatgaaaaaactaaactaCATAACCTTAAAAGCATGTAATTTGACAATATTATACAAATTAAACTACATAAAGGCAGTCATAGCACTAGCTTTAGTGTTTTACTATAGCTTTTCATTGTAAAGTGTTAAGTTGTTTTGTTAATGAAAGTTTtctcattcatcaaaaaaaaaaagccaagcCTTTTAGTGGAAAGGAGTCTAAGATCAATCCTCTTTCTGGAATGCGATGCAATGTATCAAAGCAGAAAATGAA contains:
- the LOC133853991 gene encoding protein FAR-RED IMPAIRED RESPONSE 1-like, which produces MDSSSSRLDNEGEFDDDLTHQDDRQNDMGEKFEKSKDLMTFISDEELNDEEENVVLPVVLKDDEKVEEPKESMTFSSLDEVCSYYRKYAKQAGFGIAQRSSRKKKGIKGYVMLICTRGGAERPKTSDCSKPIPISNKTGCGARICANLCDDGTWFLSKVELMHNHSLSPGKARFFRSNKKISDAAKRRLELNDRAGIRLCKNFNSLVVESGGFENLSFGERDCRNYINKARELNLGKGGAQALCDYFRRMQKQNSGFYYVIDVDDDCRLRNVFWADARSRAAYDFFGDVITFDTTYLTNKYDMPFAPFVGVNHHGQSILLGAGLISREDTDTFVWLFKCWLECMNGQAPKAIMTDQDRAMKNAIAIGAINKCLYDSQTCEEYEENWKDLLEKYNLHDNAWLNGLYMDKTFWVPAYMKDTFWAGMSTTQRSESMNAFFDGYVHSRTTLKEFVDEYDNALRRMVESEARADFDSFNRTIPCISALQLEKQFQVVYTNAKFKEIHEQFVKMMSCNNALLKSEGAISTFEVVEYVAVGDHLIEKTFLVYFNENELEVKCTCAMFEVKGILCRHSLSVLRTKKVTTLPQRYVLDRWRKDIKREYSKVKSSYDAISDNPHAQIHDKVRNNLEELLSLTSLLSHLLAAKMCLVL